Proteins from a genomic interval of Acinonyx jubatus isolate Ajub_Pintada_27869175 chromosome B4, VMU_Ajub_asm_v1.0, whole genome shotgun sequence:
- the ASB8 gene encoding ankyrin repeat and SOCS box protein 8 isoform X1: MSSSMWYIMQSIQSKYSLSERLIRTIAAIRSFPHDNVEDLIRGGADVNCTHGTLKPLHCACMVSDADCVELLLEKGAEVNALDGYNRTALHYAAEKDEACVEVLLEYGANPNALDGNRDTPLHWAAFKNNAECVRALLESGASVNALDYNNDTPLSWAAMKGNLESVSILLDYGAEVRVINLKGQTPISRLVALLVRGLGTEKEDSCFELLHRAVGHFELRKNGTMPREVARDQQLCEKLTVLCSAPGTLKTLSRYAVRRSLGLQYLPDAVKGLPLPASLKEYLLLVE, translated from the exons ATGAGTTCCAGTATGTGGTATATTATGCAGAGCATTCAGAGCAAATACTCTCTCTCAGAGCGCTTAATCCGAACAATCGCTGCCATTCGTTCCTTCCCACATGATAATGTAGAGGACCTCATCAGAGGG GGAGCAGATGTGAACTGTACCCATGGCACACTGAAGCCACTGCACTGCGCCTGCATGGTGTCAgatgctgactgtgtggagtTACTCCTGGAAAAAGGAGCTGAG GTGAATGCCCTGGATGGTTACAACCGAACAGCCCTCCACTATGCAGCTGAGAAAGATGAGGCTTGTGTGGAGGTCCTCTTGGAGTATGGCGCAAACCCCAACGCGCTGGATGGCAACCGAGATACCCCACTTCACTGGGCAGCCTTTAAGAACAATGCTGAGTGTGTGCGGGCCCTCCTGGAGAGTGGGGCTTCTGTCAATGCCCTGGATTATAACAACGATACCCCGCTCAGCTGGGCTGCCATGAAGGGAAATCTGGAGAGTGTCAGCATCCTTCTTGATTACGGAGCGGAAGTCAGAGTCATCAACCTAAAAGGCCAGACGCCCATCTCCCGCCTGGTGGCTCTATTAGTCAGGGGACttggaacagagaaagaagactCTTGCTTTGAGCTTCTCCACAGAGCTGTTGGACACTTTGAATTAAGGAAGAATGGCACCATGCCACGGGAAGTGGCCAGAGACCAGCAGCTGTGTGAAAAACTGACTGTTCTGTGCTCAGCCCCGGGAACTCTAAAAACACTGTCTCGCTATGCTGTGCGCCGGAGTTTGGGCCTCCAGTATCTGCCAGATGCAGTGAAGGGCCTTCCACTGCCAGCCTCTCTGAAGGAATACCTCTTACTTGTGGAATAG
- the ASB8 gene encoding ankyrin repeat and SOCS box protein 8 isoform X2 — translation MSSSMWYIMQSIQSKYSLSERLIRTIAAIRSFPHDNVEDLIRGVNALDGYNRTALHYAAEKDEACVEVLLEYGANPNALDGNRDTPLHWAAFKNNAECVRALLESGASVNALDYNNDTPLSWAAMKGNLESVSILLDYGAEVRVINLKGQTPISRLVALLVRGLGTEKEDSCFELLHRAVGHFELRKNGTMPREVARDQQLCEKLTVLCSAPGTLKTLSRYAVRRSLGLQYLPDAVKGLPLPASLKEYLLLVE, via the exons ATGAGTTCCAGTATGTGGTATATTATGCAGAGCATTCAGAGCAAATACTCTCTCTCAGAGCGCTTAATCCGAACAATCGCTGCCATTCGTTCCTTCCCACATGATAATGTAGAGGACCTCATCAGAGGG GTGAATGCCCTGGATGGTTACAACCGAACAGCCCTCCACTATGCAGCTGAGAAAGATGAGGCTTGTGTGGAGGTCCTCTTGGAGTATGGCGCAAACCCCAACGCGCTGGATGGCAACCGAGATACCCCACTTCACTGGGCAGCCTTTAAGAACAATGCTGAGTGTGTGCGGGCCCTCCTGGAGAGTGGGGCTTCTGTCAATGCCCTGGATTATAACAACGATACCCCGCTCAGCTGGGCTGCCATGAAGGGAAATCTGGAGAGTGTCAGCATCCTTCTTGATTACGGAGCGGAAGTCAGAGTCATCAACCTAAAAGGCCAGACGCCCATCTCCCGCCTGGTGGCTCTATTAGTCAGGGGACttggaacagagaaagaagactCTTGCTTTGAGCTTCTCCACAGAGCTGTTGGACACTTTGAATTAAGGAAGAATGGCACCATGCCACGGGAAGTGGCCAGAGACCAGCAGCTGTGTGAAAAACTGACTGTTCTGTGCTCAGCCCCGGGAACTCTAAAAACACTGTCTCGCTATGCTGTGCGCCGGAGTTTGGGCCTCCAGTATCTGCCAGATGCAGTGAAGGGCCTTCCACTGCCAGCCTCTCTGAAGGAATACCTCTTACTTGTGGAATAG
- the ASB8 gene encoding ankyrin repeat and SOCS box protein 8 isoform X3 — MVSDADCVELLLEKGAEVNALDGYNRTALHYAAEKDEACVEVLLEYGANPNALDGNRDTPLHWAAFKNNAECVRALLESGASVNALDYNNDTPLSWAAMKGNLESVSILLDYGAEVRVINLKGQTPISRLVALLVRGLGTEKEDSCFELLHRAVGHFELRKNGTMPREVARDQQLCEKLTVLCSAPGTLKTLSRYAVRRSLGLQYLPDAVKGLPLPASLKEYLLLVE, encoded by the exons ATGGTGTCAgatgctgactgtgtggagtTACTCCTGGAAAAAGGAGCTGAG GTGAATGCCCTGGATGGTTACAACCGAACAGCCCTCCACTATGCAGCTGAGAAAGATGAGGCTTGTGTGGAGGTCCTCTTGGAGTATGGCGCAAACCCCAACGCGCTGGATGGCAACCGAGATACCCCACTTCACTGGGCAGCCTTTAAGAACAATGCTGAGTGTGTGCGGGCCCTCCTGGAGAGTGGGGCTTCTGTCAATGCCCTGGATTATAACAACGATACCCCGCTCAGCTGGGCTGCCATGAAGGGAAATCTGGAGAGTGTCAGCATCCTTCTTGATTACGGAGCGGAAGTCAGAGTCATCAACCTAAAAGGCCAGACGCCCATCTCCCGCCTGGTGGCTCTATTAGTCAGGGGACttggaacagagaaagaagactCTTGCTTTGAGCTTCTCCACAGAGCTGTTGGACACTTTGAATTAAGGAAGAATGGCACCATGCCACGGGAAGTGGCCAGAGACCAGCAGCTGTGTGAAAAACTGACTGTTCTGTGCTCAGCCCCGGGAACTCTAAAAACACTGTCTCGCTATGCTGTGCGCCGGAGTTTGGGCCTCCAGTATCTGCCAGATGCAGTGAAGGGCCTTCCACTGCCAGCCTCTCTGAAGGAATACCTCTTACTTGTGGAATAG